Within Deinococcus actinosclerus, the genomic segment AGGAGTAAGGGCCTGACCGCCCCGCAGGCCGAGGCGCAGCTGGAGGACACCGTCGTGCTGGGCACCATGATGCTCGCGCTGGGCGAGGTGGACGGCCTCGTGTCGGGCGCCATCCACACGACCGCGAACACCGTGCGGCCCGCGCTGCAGCTCATCAAGACCGCGCCCGGCTCGAAACTGGTCAGTTCCGTGTTCTTCATGCTGATGCCCGAACAGGTGCTCGTGTACGGCGACGCCGCCATCAACCCCAACCCGAACGCCGAGGAACTCGCCGACATCGCCATCCAGAGTGCCGACAGCGCCCGCGCGTTCGGCATCACCCCCAGGGTCGCCATGCTGTCCTACTCCACCGGGGAGTCCGGCAGCGGCGAGGACGTCGAGAAGGTCAAGGCCGCCACCGCCCTGGTGCGCGAACGCCGCCCGGACCTGCTGGTCGACGGCCCCATGCAGTACGACGCCGCCAGCGTCCTCTCGGTCGGGCAGCAGAAAGCCCCCGGCAGTCCCGTCGCGGGCCGCGCCACCGTGTTCATCTTCCCCGACCTGAACACCGGCAACACCACCTACAAGGCCGTGCAGCGCGCTGCCGGGGTGGTCGCCGTGGGGCCCATGCTCCAGGGCCTGCGCAAACCCGTCAACGACCTCTCCCGCGGCGCGCTCGTGGACGACATCGTGTACACCATCGCCCTGACCGCCATCCAGGCCACGCAGGTGGAAGCCACCCCCTCGCCTTGACGGGGTCGCTCACTCGCCGACGCTCTACCCGCCCCCGGGCTGATCAGGCTGGGGGGCGACCGTGGTGAGCCCTGCACCGGCGCGGCATCAGCGGGCCTCGCTGCTCCTCGCGCCCGGTGGGCTGCCTGGGTACGTGCTGGACGGCGTGCCGTATGGCCTGCCCCGCTCTCGTGACGTGGCGGCGCTGGCCGCGCGGCATGCCGGGGCGCTGGGGTTCCTGGAGTGGCATGACGTCGACGATTCAGCCGCCCGGGCTGTGCAGGCGGGCCGTGCGGTGCGGGCGGCGCTGGTGGCCCGCGCGCTGACCGATCTGGCCGCCGGGGTGCAGCCCGACGCGCATGGGCTGGCGGCACTGCGTGCCGATCTGCCGGGGGCGGGGGTGGTGCGCGTCCGAACAGACGGCAGCGCCGACAAGACCGACGGGCACCTGAGCCTGGGGTACCTGCTGGGTGACCGCCCGTACGCGCTGAACCTGCCGGGCGCGGCGGGGCACGAGGGACTGGCGGAACGCGAGGCCATCCGGGTGGCGCTCTCGCACGCGCGGGCGCTGGGCTTCACGGGGTTTCACGTGCAGAGTGACCACAAGTTCCACGTGCGGCGGTACGGCGAGGACCTGATCCACCGGGGCCGCCGCAAGTCCGATTCGCTGGAACGGCTGGACGCGCTGGTGGACGATCTGGGGGGCGCGGTGACGTTCGAGTACGTGGGCACGCTGGATACCGACGCGCCGCACCGCATGGCGCTGCATGCGCGGGCCCTCTGGCGGCTGGACGGCGGGGTGCCGCTGTCGCGCGCGCAGGGGGTGGCGCTGCGCCGCGTGCACTTCGCGCTGAAGGCGGGCGGATCGGTGCTGTACTGATCCCGACTGGCAGAGGGGCGCGTGATCTGCACGCACGCGCCCCTCTCCGCTGTCCGGTTACCGCCGGGCGCTGAGCCAGAGCAGCAGGCTGCCGGCGAGGACGGCGACGAGGTCGGGGGCGTACGCGGCGACCGCGCCGGGCAGGGCGCCCTTCTCGCCCATGACGTTGAAGACGCTGTACGTGGCGTAGTACGCGAAGGTCAGCATGAGCGCCCAGACGAAGCCGACGTTGCGGCCACTGCGGAAGCTGAACACGGCGAGGCTGACCCCGAAGAACGCCAGGGCCAGCGCGGCGAGGGGCGCAGCGAATTTCTGGTGCAGCGCGGTGAACTCGGCGGGCGCCTGGATGCCCTGCGCGCGGTAGGTGCTCAGGCGCGCCCACAGGACGGGCAGGGGATCGTTGACGGGCCGGACCTGCGCGGCGCTGCTGAGGTCCGTGCCGGTGTCCTGGAGGGGCAGGGTGCCGGTCTCGAAGCTGAGGATGGTGACGGGCCGGGCGTCCTGGTACGTGACGCGCTGCCCGCCTTTCAGGGTGAGGGTGGCGCTGCCGGGGATGAGGCGGCCCTGGCGGGCGGTGATGACCTCGCGGGGGGGCAGGCCGTCTTGCATGGTGACGATGCGCAGGTCGCGCAGTTCCCCGCCGGGGAGGATCTGCCCGATGCTGATGGCGCGGCCCAGCGCGTCGCGCAGGACGACGTTCTGCTCGCCGAGGCCCAGGACGCGGGGGTTGGCGAGCACGATCTGCTGCTGCACTTCCCTGATCTGGGTCTGCGCGCGGGGGACGAGGCCCTCGCCGAGCGCGAAGGCGAGGGCGGTGACGACCGCCCCGAGGATCAGCACGGGCCGGTAGAGGCGCGTGGCGGGAATCCCGGCGGCCAGGGCGCTCTTGATCTCGCTGTCGGCCGCGAGACGCGACAGGCCCAGCAGCACGGCGAACATCAGCGCGATGGGCAGGGCGCGGGCGGTGGCTTCCGGGACGTACAGCGCCAGGAGCCGCGCGACGAGCAGCGGGGGCGCGCCCTTGGCGAGCAGCGGCGCCAGGATCTTTTCCAGGCTGGCGACGACCAGCAGGGCGATCACGGCGGCCAGCGCGCCGAACAGCAGCGGCGCGATCTCGGACAGCACGTAGCGTTCGAAGGTCTTCAGGCGGGGCGCCGGGCGCGGGGTCGTGGGTTGAGCGAGGGAGCGGGTCACCGGAGCCTCCAGGCGAGCGCGGCCGCCAGGATCAGGAACACGAGGTTGGGGGTCCAGGCGGCCAGATCGGGCTGCACCGCCCCGGCGCGGGCCAGGCCGGGCATGGTCGTCCACACGGCGTAGAAGCCCACCAGGAACACCAGGACCGCGCCGAACGCGGCGGCGCGGTTACGCAGCAGCAGGCCCAGCGCCCCGGCCGCCAGCGCGAACACGATGGGCGTGACGGGGTCGGCGGTGCGCTGCGCGACGGTGAAGGTGGCCTCGCGGCGGTCGGTGTCGGGCAGGCCGGGGTCGGCGGCGCGCGCCTTCAGGACGGTCGTGGTCGCCTGCTCCACCTCGACGATGGCGGGGCGCAGCCGGTCGGTCTGCGGCACAGTGACCGGTCCGGTCAGGGCGCGCGGGGCCTGGCCGGGCCGGGTCTCCCAGGGGTTCAGGAGCGTCCAGGTGCGCCGCTGGGTGTTCCAGGTGCCGGTGCTGGCGGTCAGGGTGGTCTGCCCGCGCTGCACCATGACGCCCTGGAGCTGGGCCTCGGCGCTGCCCCTGGGCGTGACGACCTTGCCGGCGTAGTACAGCGCGCCGGGGGGGGCGTAGGTGTATCGCAGCTGTTCGGGGGGCGGGGGGGTCATGTTGTAGATGCCGTACCAGGTGTTCCACCAGCGGGCCATGCCCTGCGGCGCGAACTGGTTGGCGTTGCCGTACGTGAAGGCCGCGACGAGCAGGAAGGGCAGCGCGATGGGCCACACCAGCCGCAGCGGCGGGACGCCCCCGGCGCTGATGGCCTTGAGTTCGTTGTCGCTCTGCATGCGCGAGAGCGCCAAGAGGATCGCGAACGGAACGGCCAGCACGAGGCTGCGGTTCAGGAAGCTGGGCGCGAGGCTCAGGAAGGCTCCGGCGGCGGTGCTCAGGGCGGGTTTGTACGTGATGAGGTTGGCGACGGTGCTGCTCAGGGCGTCCGTGAGTTGCAGCGCGAGGAACAGCGCGACGCCCGCCGCGTACCAGCGCGTGACCTCGGCCAGAACGAGGCGGATCAGGAGTGACGGCACGTGCCGGATTCTAGCGGCCCAGCATGAGGGCGGCGGGGGACTGGCGTGCCCACCCGCCGCCCCCGGATGAAATCAGCCTGCCTGGGGGGGCTGCGCGCCGTGCCAGCCCTGCCGCTCATGCCGCGCGAGGTGCTCGTGCACCCGGAGGATGGCGGCGTTGCCGTGCGCGCCGCGGTCCTGGATGGCGCGGGCGGTGGCGGCGTCGAGGTACGCGAGGCGCAGCAGTTCGGTGCTGCTCAGGCCGTCGCGGGTGTGTTTCACGCCGCGTTCGCGGCGGATGGTGGCGCTGTCGGTGCCCAGGACGCTGCGGTTGCTGATGCTGCCCAGCTGCCCGTAGACGTTCCCGGCGCCGCCATGCCGCGCGACGGTGCTCATGAGTTCGCGGCGGGCGTGGGTGCTGTCCAGGCGCGCGGCCAGCCAGCGCCGCGCTTCGGGGTCGGGGTTGCGTTCGGCGATGCTGGCGGCGAGGCGCACGTCGCCCTGCAGCGCGCCGGTCAGCAGGTCCTGGGCGCGCTTGCGCCAGCGGCGGGCCTGGGTGGTGTCCAGCGCGAAGCACAGCGCGGTGAACGCGGGGACGCTCAGGGCGCCTTCCGGGCCGGCGCCGAAGTCGGCGGTGTCGGTGGTCAGGTCGTGGGCGGCGAGGGTGGCCGTGTGCGCGTCCTCGGAGACGCCCAGCTGCGTCAGGGCCGCCGCCGCGTGGAGGAGGCCGTCCGCGCTGACAGGCAGCCGGACGGTGCCGAAATCGAGGGTCAGGGGCACGTTCTTCACAAGAAAAGTATAGCATAAATTATGCTAAAAGCATAATGACCGGCGGGTGATCAGGCCCATCGCCGGGACTGATCCTGCGGGCTCCATCACCCTCCGGGAGCAGGAATTCTGCCTAATACCGGTCCGGTACACCCCTCAGCCCACCACCCCCGCTACACTGAGCGGCACGCACAACCCGAACCCCGCTTCCCGACCCCGGAGGTTTCACCCATGACGGATGCCCATCGCCCTGACCGCTGGTCTGTTCCCGAGTCCGTGCTGCGCCGCCTGAACAGCGACCCCGAGGGCGACATCGAGGCCGCCCGCCGCGACCCGGACGCGTTCTGGCTGGCGCAGGCCCGCGCCTTCGAGTGGACGAAGGCGCCCACGACGGGGCTGACCTGGGACCGCCCGCACATGCAGTGGTTCGCGGACGGAGAGACAAACATCACCCTCAGCGCGCTGGACCGCCACGCGCGGGGTGAGGCGAGGACCCGCGCGGCGCTGATCTGGTTCTCGGAGACCGAGGAGGCGCAGGTCATCACGTACGGCATGCTGCACGAACGGGTCGAGCGGGCCGCCGCCGGGCTGCGCGCGCTGGGCGTGAATACGGGCGACCGCGTGGTGATCTACATGCCCCTGACGCCCGAGGGCGTGATCGCCATGCTGGCCTGCGCCCGTCTGGGCGCGGTGCACTCGGTCGTATACGCGGGCCTGGGGGTGGGTGCGCTGCGCGACCGTATCACGGATGCCGGGGCGCGCGTGGTCATCACGGCCGATGTCGGGTACCGGCGCGGGAAACTCGTGGACCTGTACGCCATCGCCTCCGAGGCCATCGCGGATCTGGGCGGCGTGGAGCACCTCGTGCTGTGGGAACGCATCAAGACCTACCAGCGCGAACACGACGCCCGCACCGTCCCCTGGGAGAGCCTCTTCACGCACGGCCGCGCCGGGGCGGTGCCCGTGAACGCCGAGCACCCCCTGTACGTGCTGTACACGTCCGGCAGCACCGGGAAACCCAAGGGCGTCATTCACACGCACGGCGGGTACATGGTCGCCAGCACCTACCACCTCGGGCAGCTGTTCGACGTGCGGGCGGGCGACGTGTTCTTCTGCACCAGCGACATCGGCTGGATCGTGGGCCACAGCTACATCGTGTACTCGCCGCTGGCCGCCGGGGCGACCGTCCTCTTCCGCGAGGGCGCCCCGGACTTCCCGGATCCTGGCGTGTTCTGGCGCACCGTCGAACGCTACGGCGTGAACGTGCTGTTCACCGCGCCCACCGCGCTGCGCCTGTTCATGAAGCTCGGCCCGGACGTGCTGAAAGGGCACGACCTGAGCAGCCTGCGCGTGATCGCCTGCGCGGGCGAGGCCCTGAACCCGGGGGCGTGGCGCTGGGCGCAGGAGCACCTCGCCGGGGGGCTGGAGGAGGGGGCGCACGCCGTCGTCATCGACCACTGGTGGCAGACGGAACTGGGCGCGCCCATCCTGGGGACCCACCCGCGCTGGCCCGCCCGGCCCGGCTTCGTGGGCCGCCCCCTGGCGGGCGTGGACGCCGACGTGGTCGACGAGCAGGGCCGCAGCCTCCCGGACGGCGTGCAGGGGCACCTCGTGCTGCGCCGCCCCACGCCCGGCATGATGCGCGGCATTCACGGCAACCCCGAGAAGTACGCGCAGGTCTGGACCGAGAACCCCGCCGGGTACCTGTCCGGCGACCTGGCCGTGCGCGACGAGCACGGGTACATCAGCATCCTGGGCCGCGCGGACGACGTGCTGAACGTCGCCGGGTACCGCATCGGCAGCGCCGACGTGGAAGACGCCCTGGTCGCCCACCCCGCCGTCGCAGAGGCCGCCGTGATCGGCGTGCCCGACGACCTGAAAGGCGAGAGCATCGTCGCGCACGTGATCCTGCGCCAGGGCTTCGAGGATCAGGTGGGCCAGGGCCTGCGCGCCAGCATCAGCGAACACGTCCGGCGCGAACTGGGCCCGATCGCCACGCCCGGCGAGATCCGCGTGGTGACTGCGCTGCCCAAGACCCGCAGTGGGAAGATCATGCGCCGCGTCCTGCGCGCACAGGCGCTCGGGCAGGATCCCGGCGACCTCACTACCCTGGAAGGCTGACCGGCCACAGGCAATAAAAAAGCCGCCTCGTGGGCGGTGATGTCCAAAACTATAGCGCGGTATGCAGGGGTGGTCAAGGGTATCCACTCGGAACCGCCCCTGCCCCGGTTCAGGTGCGCGGCCCGTCGAGGCGCAGGATCTCCAGCCAGTTCCCGGCGACCAGCCACGGCAGGAACGCGACAAGCACCCCGACGATGTTCACGATGGTGAGGAGAAGCAGGCTGGTGAGGCTACGGGAATCGGAGCTGAACAGCACGGGGGCGAACTGGATCAGCAGGAACGGCAGCACGCCGCCCAGCACCACGGCGGCCAGGACGCCCCGCGCGGCCCGCCAGCCAGTGTCACGGCGGCCCAGCCACACGCCGTACAGGAAGATCAGGCCTGCCGCGAGAATGCCACTGCTGACCGCCAGACTGCCCAGACTCAGGGTGGTATTCATACCTGCACGCTACGCGCCCCGAATCGCCTCAGGTGCCTCACTTGCCGCAGGCCAATCGAGATCAAAACGAAAAATCCGCCCTTCTCGGACGGTGATAGAAGTAGGATAACGCAGTATGCGGCCTGTGTCAACTCATGCGTATAGGCCTGAAAAATGCGTGCAGCACGACCTCTGCCAATCCGCTGTCCAGCGGTATGCAGCCTCATCTCCCCTCTCCCGGCTGGAACCGTTCCTTGCGCACGGACGCGCACACGGCCCCATGCGGTAGACTCGCCTGTCGCAGGCCCCCTCACCGTGAGGCGCAGGCCGTTTCGGCGGAACCCCCCAGACGCCCGGGGTGGAACCGACACCGTACAAGGAGCGTCACCATGCACCCAGACTGCACTCCTCCGGCCCGAGCCTGCCGGCCGTGCCTCCGGACTTCCGTCCGGGCGCAATAACTCCCACTCGCTTCGCTCGTCGCCCAGACGGGCGCGGAGGACACCATGCATAAAGTCGCCATCGTCGGCCGACCCAACGTCGGCAAGTCCAGCCTGTTCAACCGCCTCATCGGCCGCCGCGAGGCCGTCGTCGCCGACTTCCCCGGCGTGACCCGCGACGCGAAAGAAGGCCTGATGCTGTACCACAACCACCGCATCACCCTGATCGACACCGGGGGCCTCTGGAGCGGGGACGAGTGGGAAGACGCCATCCGCCAGAAGGCCGAGTGGGCCATGGAAGGCGCGCAGGCCATCATCTTCGTCCTCGACCCCCGCGAGGGCCTGTCCGCTGCCGACTACGAGGTTACCGACTGGCTGCGCCGCCTGAACAAGCCCGTGATCATCGCCGCGAACAAGATCGACAGCCCCAAGCACGAGGTCTACATGGCCGAGCTGTGGGGCCTGGGCTTCGGCGAACCCGTCGCCATCAGCGCCGAGCACGCCCGTGGCCTTGACGACCTCATGGACCGCGTCCTGACGCACATGCCCGAGGACACCGAGGACGTCCCGGAAGTCGCGCCCATCCGCATCAGCCTGATCGGCCGCCCCAACGTCGGCAAGAGTAGCCTCCTGAACGCCATCACCCAGACCGACCGCGCCATCGTCGCCGACCAGCCCGGCACCACCCGCGACAGCCTGGACGTCGAATGGGACTACGGCGGGCAGCGCTTCGTGCTCGTGGACACCGCCGGGATCCGCAAGAAACCCGACACCGCCATCGAGGACTACGCCATCCAGCGCTCCCAGGCCGCCATCGAACGCAGCGACCTGATCTGGCTGGTGCTGAACGCCGGGGAACTCGGCGATCACGAACTGAAACTCGCGAACCTCGCGTACGACAGCGGCAAACCCGTCATCGTCGTCGTGAACAAGTGGGACCTCGTGCCCGACGAGGACCTCAAACGCGTCGAGAAGGAACTCAACCAGAAACTCAACCACATCTCCTACGCGCCGCGCGTGTACACCAGCGCCATCAACGAGTACGGCATTCACGACATGCTCGCCGAGGCCATGAAACTCCACGAGAAATGGCAGAGCCGCATCCCCACCAGCGAACTCAACCGCTGGCTGGAAGTCTGGCAGATGCGTCAGGCCGTCCCGAACTTCCACGGGAAGAAACTCAAGATGTACTTCATGACCCAGGTGGAAACCGCGCCCCCGACGTTTGCGATCTTCTGCAACCGCGCCGACTTCGTCACCCGCGCGTACGAAGGCTTCCTGCAAAACCGCATCCGCGAGGACCTGCAACTCGCCGGGATTCCCGTCCGCCTGAAATGGAAGGAAAAAGGCCCCTACAAGAAAGGCAAGAAGGGCGAAACCGACGAGGAGTGACCCCAGGAGAACAAGCCCCCGCCACGCGCGGGGGTTTCTGCTGACCTGCGGTGTCAGCCACACAGGGCAGGCGGTAGGCTCGGCGGGTGCGTTCCGTGTCCTCCTGGCTGCGGCTGGCCTGCGTCCTGTGTCTCGCGGGCGCGGCCCTCAACCACGCGGCGGACGTGTGGCGCGGCGGCTGGCTGCCGTACGGTACGGGTACGCGCCACTGTGGCTGAACACCTTCTGGACGTCCCTGACCCTCCTTGACCCATTGGCCGCCGCGATGCTGTGGCGACGATCCTCCGGTGGCGTGTGGCTGCCGCTGGGCATCATGCTGACCGACGTGACCGTGAATCTGAAGTTCAGCCTGCATCTGGGCAGCACGATCGAGGATTCGGCGGCGCTTCTGGCCCAGATCCTGTTTCTGGGGTTCGTGCTGGGAGCCGCGCCCACGCTGCTGCGCGACCGGACGTGACGGGTGCTCAGACCGGGTTCGGGCCCAGGAAGCTGTTGAGGTTGCGAGACAGGGCGCGGGGGTCCGCGCTGGGGTCGGTGAAGGTCAAGACGGCCAGCGTGCAGGGCTCGCCGCTGTCGCTGTGACCTTCCGCGAACGCGTGGGTCAGCACGTCACTCAGGGCGCGGGCCAGCCGCGCGTAGCGTTCCGGGGTGAGGCGCAGCGTCAGGTGGTCGAGGTGTGCGGGGAAGGGCGCCCCCAGCGGTTCCGTGATCTCCTCCAGTGGCTCGGCAGGATGCTCTTCGTTCCCGAAACTGCACACGTCTTCCTCGCCGTTGCGCATGAACGCCCAGCAGCGCTCGTACGCCGCCAGGAACCGGTCCGTGAGGTCACGCAGGTCGCCCCGCCCGTTGCCGTCCGGGTCCTGCGGCGGCAGCAGGTCGCTGGGCACGCGGAAGGTGCGGGCGCGCAGTTGGTAGTACACGCGTCCGGCTTCGCGCCGCTGCTCGAACAGCAGGCCCAGGCCCGCCAGTCGCCGCGCGTGGTGATGCGCGAGATTTGCGGGCATCCCGGCGCGGGCCGCCACGTCGCTGGGCGAGGCGGGACTCAGGAACAGGCCGAGCAGGTGGGTGTCCTGCCGCAGGGCGCGGGCGGCGGGTTCGTCGGTGACGCGCAGGCTCTCCAGCTGGGCGGGGGTCGGGTCAGGCATGGGCGCAGCATGCCCCGAGAGGCTTTCAGTGCGCGACGGGCCCGGCTGAAACGAGGCGTTCCAGTGTGTCCAGCAGGTTCGGGGGCGGGGTGGTGTGGACGTGTCGGACGTTCCACAGACCGCTGCGGGCAATTTCGGGTGTGGAGGCGTGACGACCCAGCCAGTCGCCGGAGGCCGGCTCGCCGTGCTGACTGAGCAGGCCAATGACGCCACGTTCGATCAGAGCGCGTTCGCTGTCCGGGCCGGGCGGGTCGGGGATGGGCAGCAGGAGCACCTGCATGGCCCCGACCCGGCGGCTGACTTCCTCTTCCAGCGGGCGTTCGTGAGCGCGGCCTTCGGGAGTGCCGCGTGGGCTGCCCCAGCTGGGGACCGAGAAGTCCCCCCGGGCGATCAGGGCCTCGCCCACGTGGCGGCGCAGGATGGACGCGCGGTGGTTACCGCTGCCTGCGCGGCTGCCCCGGTGCTGCGCGAGCCGCGTCCAGAGGCTGGCGCGTGAGCCCCGGCTGACGGCGTGCGTGCCGATCCGCACGACGCGCGGTCCGCTGCCCGTGATGGTGCGGTCCTCGCCGGATTCGTACATGAAATACACGCCGCGCGGCGGGCAGTCCTCGCGCCGCAGGTCACTCAGCACCCGCAGCCCGCCCTGGCGCCGGGCAAGATCGTCCAGAAGGGCGTAGACACCCAGTACATCGGTGGCCTGGGCAGAAAGAGCATCAAGTGAAGAGGGACACTGCATCGCTACAGTGTCCCTCTTCGTTTCTGGTGGAGCT encodes:
- a CDS encoding LptF/LptG family permease, translating into MKTFERYVLSEIAPLLFGALAAVIALLVVASLEKILAPLLAKGAPPLLVARLLALYVPEATARALPIALMFAVLLGLSRLAADSEIKSALAAGIPATRLYRPVLILGAVVTALAFALGEGLVPRAQTQIREVQQQIVLANPRVLGLGEQNVVLRDALGRAISIGQILPGGELRDLRIVTMQDGLPPREVITARQGRLIPGSATLTLKGGQRVTYQDARPVTILSFETGTLPLQDTGTDLSSAAQVRPVNDPLPVLWARLSTYRAQGIQAPAEFTALHQKFAAPLAALALAFFGVSLAVFSFRSGRNVGFVWALMLTFAYYATYSVFNVMGEKGALPGAVAAYAPDLVAVLAGSLLLWLSARR
- a CDS encoding LptF/LptG family permease, which gives rise to MPSLLIRLVLAEVTRWYAAGVALFLALQLTDALSSTVANLITYKPALSTAAGAFLSLAPSFLNRSLVLAVPFAILLALSRMQSDNELKAISAGGVPPLRLVWPIALPFLLVAAFTYGNANQFAPQGMARWWNTWYGIYNMTPPPPEQLRYTYAPPGALYYAGKVVTPRGSAEAQLQGVMVQRGQTTLTASTGTWNTQRRTWTLLNPWETRPGQAPRALTGPVTVPQTDRLRPAIVEVEQATTTVLKARAADPGLPDTDRREATFTVAQRTADPVTPIVFALAAGALGLLLRNRAAAFGAVLVFLVGFYAVWTTMPGLARAGAVQPDLAAWTPNLVFLILAAALAWRLR
- the ddrC gene encoding DNA damage response protein DdrC → MKNVPLTLDFGTVRLPVSADGLLHAAAALTQLGVSEDAHTATLAAHDLTTDTADFGAGPEGALSVPAFTALCFALDTTQARRWRKRAQDLLTGALQGDVRLAASIAERNPDPEARRWLAARLDSTHARRELMSTVARHGGAGNVYGQLGSISNRSVLGTDSATIRRERGVKHTRDGLSSTELLRLAYLDAATARAIQDRGAHGNAAILRVHEHLARHERQGWHGAQPPQAG
- a CDS encoding acetate--CoA ligase — protein: MTDAHRPDRWSVPESVLRRLNSDPEGDIEAARRDPDAFWLAQARAFEWTKAPTTGLTWDRPHMQWFADGETNITLSALDRHARGEARTRAALIWFSETEEAQVITYGMLHERVERAAAGLRALGVNTGDRVVIYMPLTPEGVIAMLACARLGAVHSVVYAGLGVGALRDRITDAGARVVITADVGYRRGKLVDLYAIASEAIADLGGVEHLVLWERIKTYQREHDARTVPWESLFTHGRAGAVPVNAEHPLYVLYTSGSTGKPKGVIHTHGGYMVASTYHLGQLFDVRAGDVFFCTSDIGWIVGHSYIVYSPLAAGATVLFREGAPDFPDPGVFWRTVERYGVNVLFTAPTALRLFMKLGPDVLKGHDLSSLRVIACAGEALNPGAWRWAQEHLAGGLEEGAHAVVIDHWWQTELGAPILGTHPRWPARPGFVGRPLAGVDADVVDEQGRSLPDGVQGHLVLRRPTPGMMRGIHGNPEKYAQVWTENPAGYLSGDLAVRDEHGYISILGRADDVLNVAGYRIGSADVEDALVAHPAVAEAAVIGVPDDLKGESIVAHVILRQGFEDQVGQGLRASISEHVRRELGPIATPGEIRVVTALPKTRSGKIMRRVLRAQALGQDPGDLTTLEG
- the der gene encoding ribosome biogenesis GTPase Der, with protein sequence MHKVAIVGRPNVGKSSLFNRLIGRREAVVADFPGVTRDAKEGLMLYHNHRITLIDTGGLWSGDEWEDAIRQKAEWAMEGAQAIIFVLDPREGLSAADYEVTDWLRRLNKPVIIAANKIDSPKHEVYMAELWGLGFGEPVAISAEHARGLDDLMDRVLTHMPEDTEDVPEVAPIRISLIGRPNVGKSSLLNAITQTDRAIVADQPGTTRDSLDVEWDYGGQRFVLVDTAGIRKKPDTAIEDYAIQRSQAAIERSDLIWLVLNAGELGDHELKLANLAYDSGKPVIVVVNKWDLVPDEDLKRVEKELNQKLNHISYAPRVYTSAINEYGIHDMLAEAMKLHEKWQSRIPTSELNRWLEVWQMRQAVPNFHGKKLKMYFMTQVETAPPTFAIFCNRADFVTRAYEGFLQNRIREDLQLAGIPVRLKWKEKGPYKKGKKGETDEE
- a CDS encoding winged helix-turn-helix domain-containing protein; translated protein: MPDPTPAQLESLRVTDEPAARALRQDTHLLGLFLSPASPSDVAARAGMPANLAHHHARRLAGLGLLFEQRREAGRVYYQLRARTFRVPSDLLPPQDPDGNGRGDLRDLTDRFLAAYERCWAFMRNGEEDVCSFGNEEHPAEPLEEITEPLGAPFPAHLDHLTLRLTPERYARLARALSDVLTHAFAEGHSDSGEPCTLAVLTFTDPSADPRALSRNLNSFLGPNPV